A region of Streptomyces cinnamoneus DNA encodes the following proteins:
- a CDS encoding thioesterase II family protein, with product MTDNFSGADDNGLWIRRFHPRPDSAVRLVCLPHAGGSASFYFPVSRAMPDFADVLCVQYPGRQDRRAEPLVDNIPDLADQVYAALLPWADRPLALFGHSMGASLAFEVARRLERDKGIVPAYLFASGRRAPSTHRDERVHLQDDNGLIAEMRRLSGTSTQLLGDEEVLRMILPAIRSDYRAAETYAYEPGEPLTCPVLGLVGDDDPKVNLDEAAAWAGHTEGSFDLKVFKGGHFYLAEHQAAVIKEMADRLRPLAGKA from the coding sequence ATGACCGACAACTTCTCCGGTGCCGACGACAACGGACTGTGGATCCGCCGGTTCCACCCGCGGCCCGACAGCGCCGTCCGGCTGGTGTGCCTGCCGCACGCGGGCGGTTCGGCCAGCTTCTACTTCCCCGTGTCGCGGGCGATGCCCGACTTCGCCGACGTGCTCTGCGTCCAGTACCCGGGCCGCCAGGACCGCCGTGCCGAACCGCTTGTCGACAACATCCCCGACCTCGCCGACCAGGTGTACGCCGCCCTGTTGCCCTGGGCGGACCGTCCGCTGGCGCTGTTCGGCCACAGCATGGGCGCCTCGCTCGCGTTCGAGGTCGCCCGGCGCCTGGAGCGGGACAAGGGCATAGTCCCGGCCTACCTCTTCGCTTCGGGCCGCAGGGCTCCCTCCACGCACCGCGACGAGCGGGTGCACCTGCAGGACGACAACGGCCTGATCGCCGAGATGCGCCGGCTGAGCGGCACCTCCACCCAGCTCCTGGGCGACGAGGAGGTGCTGCGCATGATCCTGCCGGCCATCCGTTCCGACTACCGGGCGGCCGAGACCTACGCGTACGAGCCGGGCGAGCCGCTGACGTGCCCGGTCCTCGGCCTCGTGGGGGACGACGACCCGAAGGTGAACCTGGACGAGGCGGCGGCCTGGGCGGGCCACACGGAGGGCTCGTTCGACCTCAAGGTCTTCAAGGGCGGCCACTTCTACCTGGCGGAGCACCAGGCCGCGGTCATCAAGGAGATGGCGGACCGGCTCCGGCCGCTGGCGGGCAAGGCGTAG
- a CDS encoding GMC oxidoreductase has translation MGENQPPSRRSVLAAATLGAAALTGAAGLVTAPRARAGGRGGGDAFVPAVVVGTGYGAAVCALRLAEAGVETLMLEMGRRWDGPGADGSVFCGMLRPDERSSWFKSRTEAPLSTFLWLDVVNRNIRPYAGVLDRVRFDGMSVYVGRGVGGGSLVNGGMAVTPRRSYFEEVLPQVDAGEMYERYFPRANAALRVNRIDKAWFEQTEWYKYARVSRTQAARAGLGTVFVPNVYDFGHMRREAAGEVPRSALATEVIYGNNHGKMSLDKTYLAAALRTGKVTIRPLHRVTTIERRRDGTYLLGAEETDAHGAPLGRREISCTHLFLGAGSLGTTELLLRARETGTLPDLPPEIGTGWGPNGNVMTARANHLWNPTGPHQSSIPALGIDDWDNPAAPVFAEIAPIPAGLETWASLYLAITKNPERGTFTYDKATDRLGLRWTRDQNAPAVRAAKSLFDRVNRANGTMYRYDLFGGGLRNFADDFCYHPLGGCVLGRATDLHGRVRGYRNLYVVDGSLIPGSIGVNPFVTITALAERNIERVIAQDVTV, from the coding sequence GTGGGAGAGAACCAGCCCCCTTCGCGCCGCAGCGTCCTCGCCGCGGCGACCCTCGGCGCCGCCGCCCTCACCGGGGCGGCCGGCCTCGTCACCGCACCACGCGCCCGGGCCGGCGGCCGGGGCGGCGGCGACGCGTTCGTACCGGCCGTGGTGGTCGGCACCGGATACGGCGCGGCCGTCTGCGCCCTGCGCCTCGCCGAAGCCGGCGTCGAGACGCTGATGCTGGAGATGGGCCGGCGCTGGGACGGCCCCGGCGCCGACGGCAGCGTCTTCTGCGGCATGCTCCGGCCGGACGAGCGCTCCAGCTGGTTCAAGAGCCGCACCGAGGCCCCGCTGAGCACCTTCCTCTGGCTCGACGTGGTCAACAGGAACATCCGGCCGTACGCCGGGGTGCTCGACCGCGTGCGCTTCGACGGGATGTCGGTGTACGTCGGCCGCGGCGTCGGCGGCGGCTCGCTGGTCAACGGCGGCATGGCCGTGACGCCCAGGCGGTCGTACTTCGAGGAGGTCCTCCCGCAGGTCGACGCGGGCGAGATGTACGAGCGGTACTTCCCGCGCGCCAACGCCGCGCTGAGGGTGAACCGGATCGACAAGGCGTGGTTCGAGCAGACCGAGTGGTACAAGTACGCCCGCGTCTCGCGGACCCAGGCGGCCAGGGCCGGACTCGGCACGGTCTTCGTGCCCAACGTCTACGACTTCGGCCACATGCGGCGCGAGGCGGCGGGCGAGGTGCCGAGGTCGGCGCTCGCCACCGAGGTCATCTACGGCAACAACCACGGCAAGATGAGCCTGGACAAGACCTACCTCGCCGCGGCCCTGCGCACCGGCAAGGTCACCATCCGGCCCCTGCACCGCGTGACGACCATCGAGCGCCGGCGCGACGGCACCTACCTGCTGGGCGCCGAGGAGACGGACGCCCACGGCGCCCCGCTCGGCCGCCGGGAGATCTCCTGCACCCACCTCTTCCTGGGTGCAGGCAGCCTCGGCACCACCGAACTGCTGCTGCGCGCCCGGGAGACCGGGACGCTGCCCGACCTTCCCCCGGAGATCGGCACCGGCTGGGGCCCCAACGGCAACGTCATGACCGCCCGCGCCAATCACCTCTGGAATCCCACCGGCCCCCACCAGTCGTCCATCCCCGCGCTGGGCATCGACGACTGGGACAACCCGGCCGCCCCCGTCTTCGCGGAGATCGCCCCGATACCCGCCGGCCTGGAGACCTGGGCCAGCCTCTACCTGGCCATCACCAAGAACCCCGAACGCGGCACGTTCACCTACGACAAGGCGACCGACCGGCTGGGCCTGCGCTGGACCCGCGACCAGAACGCGCCGGCCGTGCGCGCCGCCAAGTCGCTCTTCGACCGGGTCAACCGGGCCAACGGCACGATGTACCGGTACGACCTCTTCGGCGGCGGCCTCCGGAACTTCGCCGACGACTTCTGCTACCACCCCCTCGGCGGCTGCGTGCTGGGCCGGGCCACCGACCTCCACGGACGCGTCCGCGGCTACCGGAACCTCTACGTCGTGGACGGCTCGCTGATCCCGGGTTCCATCGGCGTCAACCCCTTCGTCACCATCACGGCACTCGCCGAACGGAACATCGAGCGCGTGATCGCGCAGGACGTCACCGTCTGA